The Coffea arabica cultivar ET-39 chromosome 9c, Coffea Arabica ET-39 HiFi, whole genome shotgun sequence nucleotide sequence CTGAAGAAGAAGATTGTGATCAGCAGGGATGTTGTTTTTGAAGAAGAGAGCACCTGGGATTGGGATTGGCAGCAGCCTAAACAAGTCTTTTATGATGATGATGCTAAACGGGAGCAAGTTCCAGCACTTGTCATGCCACCAAAATTCTTCAGATATAACTCAAACAGCCCTTGGAATTTCACAACCAATTGCTGAAGTAAATGAAGAAGGAGCCTGGTCAGTTGGTCGAGTTAGAAGAAGGCCTGCTTGGATGGAAGATTATGAGGTAACTAGGTTAAGTAATCCAATTACTCATTTTGCTTTGTTCGCAGATTGTGATCCTACAACTTTTGAGAGTGtcatcaaagaagaaaaatggcaaAAGGCAATGGATGATGAAATCAATTCAATTGAGAAGAATGACACATAGGAGCTGTGTGATCTTCCTAAGAGGCACAAAACCATTGGTGTAAAATGGGTCTCCAAAACAAAGCTAAACCAAAAAAATGGTGTCGACAAGTACAAAGCATGCCTGGTGGCAAAAGGATACAAGCAGCAGTATGGGGTTGATTATACAAAAGTATTTTCTCCAGTTGCAAGACATGACACGATCAAATTGGTGGTTGCATTAGCAGCGCAAAATTCTTGGCCTATCTTTTAGCCAGATGTCAAATCAACATTCTTGCATGGGTATTTGGAGGAGCAGGTATTTTATTGAGCAACCCCCTGGCTATATTAAAGTTGGAAATGAGAATAAAGTTTTTAGACTGAAAAAGGCCCTTAATGGATTAAAGCAAGCTCCGAGGGCTTGGTATAGTCGAATTGAGACTTATTTTCTTAAGGTTGGCTTTATAAAATGTCCTTATGAGCATACAATGTTTGTTAAGATTGAAGATGGGGGGAAACTTCTCATAGTCTGCTTGTATGTTGATGACCTTATATTTATTGGAAATTGTGATACCATGTTTGGTGAATTCAAGAAGTCCGTGatgaatgaatttgaaatgTCTGATCTTGGTTGGATGCATTATTTTCTTGGCATAGAAGTAATGCAATCAGATGATGgaatttttctctctcaaaaGAAATATGTGGGAGAAATTTTGAACAGATTTCAGATGAAGGATTGTAATTCTGTAAGTACTCCATCGGAATGTGGCGTGAAGCTACATAAAGATCATAATGGGAAGAAGGTTGATAGCACACTTTACAAGCAAATTGTAGGTAGTTTAATATATCTTACTGCAACAAGACCAGATGTAATGTATTCTGTGAGTTTAATCAGCAGATATATGGAAAATCCCACGGAGTTGCATTTGTTAGCCACCAAGAGAATCCTTCGTTATTTGCAAGGAACTCGAAACCTAGGGATATATTACAAGAAGGGTGAAAAATCTAACTTGGTGGGTTATACTGACAGCGATTATGCAGGAGATCAAGATGATGGAAGGAGCACTTCTGGCTATGTTTTTATGCTTGGAATAGGTGCAATATGCTGGTCGTCAAAGAAGCAACCAATTGTCACTTTATCCAGTACAGAAGCTGAATTTGTTGCAGCTACGGCTTGTGCTTGCCAAGCCATATGGATGAGAAGAATACTTGAGGAGTTGCGGTTCAAACAATATGGAGCTACTATAATACTATGTGATAACAGCTCTACAATCAAGTTGTCAAAGAATCCAGTAGTACACGGAAGAAGCAAGCACATTGATgtgaagcttttttttttttttttttttggagatctTTGCAAAGATGGAACTGTTGATTTGATGCATTGCAAGAATGATGATCAAGTTGCTGATATATTCACCAATGTGCTCAAAAGGGAATCATTTGTGAAGCTCAGAGGATTACTAGGTCTCTGCAACCTAGGTTCAGTCAAGGTTGTAAACTGATGTTAGTAAACATCAATTTAACAGAGTGattgttgaaaattttatttatgttattgttaaatttgtttttcaaatgGAGTCAATCATTTAGTGGCCTAGAGTTTAGGAATTTCCTGCACGTTGGAGTCTTTCAGTTTTGATTTAGTCAGCAGATTTAGTAGCTTATTGGTCTAGTCTTTAGGAGTAGTTGGGTTATGGCGAAGGTGCTAGATATGGGACCTAATCTTTAGGGATTTCAGTTGTGCATTTTGCCTATTTAAAGGCTCCAAAGGTTCCGAGTAAAATACAACTTTGGCCACAGTACTACTGTTATCTTTTCTGCAAATCTCCtatcaaaaactaaattttttaaaacttcTGTCCCCTGTTTACTTCCTAAGTGATaatgcatacatacatatatacatacatacatacatacatacatacatatatatgtgtgtgtgtatatatacatatatgtacatacatacatacatacatacctACATATatgcacacacacatatatatacgtATTTTTGGAACATAGCAATACAATGTTTTTGgcaagaaaacaacaaaatcTCAAAGCGTTAGatttaaaaaaagggaaaatgatcggtttcatccttcacattttacaaaaatattcttttcgtccctcacttttaaaacgaagcaatttcgtccttgacatttaaaaactgaaGTTCTTACATCCCTAAACccaaatttcaatttaaatcaaaccaccaatcaacctgattacaaattttgggggtgtaattggtagattacttgattaactcaacttgatattcatgtaaaatttaatgaacccaaaaagaaaaataaaaaattataacataaaaaagaaagattaatttttcctacattatcattatatacactgacggttttatgtaccgccatatcatttcaatttaaatttaaacacaaaaatttatatttatgatacacatctagattcgcaagcggatatactaacggtgcatgaaaagatttacccaaaaaaaaactctactattccaagacaaagaatggtcttttatgttataatttttatttttttggtttaataaatgtcatgtgaatatAATGAAATTGACCGAGtgatctatcaattctattttCGAAATTTATTATTGGGTTATTGaatggtttgattcagattgaaaattaggttcaTGGATgtaatagttttaatttttaaatgccAGGGACGAATTTGCTTCATTATAAAAGTGATggatgaaaaaaaatatttttgcgaaatgtgagagatgaaacaggtcatttttccttaaaaaaatgtACAAAAAGGCTCGAAAGGGTGTGGCTAGTggctaaaattgaaatttgaagaatTAATGATTTTGGATTCAAATTCCCTTACTCGTCCTTATTTTTTAAGTTTCGCCCTGCTCtcctggaaaaaaaaattaaaagaacaaaaaaaaaaaggcccgAAAGGGTGTGGAATTCCTATCCTGGTCCTGATTTCCTCCCAGTCCCGGGCaggagttggaaagaaaaatgtCTCGTTGGTTTATTGCTAcgagaaaaaagaaatcttaAAATTTGGCTATCTAaaacaatcacaaaaaaaaaaaagggttttccACTTCTTATGCAATTGCACTCCACCTATGCTTCTGCAATTAGCCACGCCGCTTCGTTCTATCTTCCTAAAGCTATCTTCCTATCTACTTATAGATTTGTAGTATGTTGCCTTCatgaatttttatttcttttttcctttcattttatacatcaaaataaaattttaaaaatatattatttattagttGCACACACATCGGATATGCCATAACCACTGGTACCGCATCAAAAGCAAGCTGAAAGGAAATCTAATTGCTCATTATAATTTTCCACATTATTTCCTAAATATATTTAGCTAACATCTTTTATTTATCCAACTATCAATTGATCTCACAAATATTACATCGGCAAAAGTGTTAATGCGGAcagtaaaaagaattttgagaATAATCTTCAAATTGGAGATAAttatattaaaacaaaaataatggaTTAGAAATGTTAGCGGTTTGGTTAATACCCAAATCGAGCTGAGACTCAGTGCCCCTGGGTctgcaaattcaaacccaaaccTAACTCTATAAATTTAATACAGGCCTTGATGAGCCTCATTTTGTATGATCTAAGCCCAATATCCAGATTTAGACCCAAACACCACATAGGCGAATACATAAACATGTATATAGAATACAACTACCCCTCACTTTCACTATTAaaattaagggataatttctgAAACCTCCCCGAGGTTTTTATAATTTCACTAGCCTCCCTTaaagtttataaaattatacaaacctcccctaaagttaaggttttgataacaaaattagtccaattagaaaaagtaacattaaaaagGTACTTTAAGGAAATAGATGACACTTTGATTCCATAAATATCCCTTATACATGTATATAAattgtattagtaaaagaataaaaataattaagagTTAGAAATAATTAATACATACATTTTATCACTCAACAAGtttatatttaataaattagacaacacaaataagtaacaaaattacactaaTGATCACAAGATTCAACAAAACAGACTAATTATCTCTTTTGACATGATATTTGCTATAATTCTTGTAATTTTAAAcagaaaatattttt carries:
- the LOC113708274 gene encoding uncharacterized mitochondrial protein AtMg00810-like; the protein is MSNQHSCMGIWRSRYFIEQPPGYIKVGNENKVFRLKKALNGLKQAPRAWYSRIETYFLKVGFIKCPYEHTMFVKIEDGGKLLIVCLYVDDLIFIGNCDTMFGEFKKSVMNEFEMSDLGWMHYFLGIEVMQSDDGIFLSQKKYVGEILNRFQMKDCNSVSTPSECGVKLHKDHNGKKVDSTLYKQIVGSLIYLTATRPDVMYSVSLISRYMENPTELHLLATKRILRYLQGTRNLGIYYKKGEKSNLVGYTDSDYAGDQDDGRSTSGYVFMLGIGAICWSSKKQPIVTLSSTEAEFVAATACACQAIWMRRILEELRFKQYGATIILCDNSSTIKLSKNPVVHGRSKHIDVKLFFFFFFGDLCKDGTVDLMHCKNDDQVADIFTNVLKRESFVKLRGLLGLCNLGSVKVVN